The region TGAGTGGTGCAATCCTAACACAAATGTATGCAATGATACATTCACCTGATCATGCAGCATTGATCTTCATGGTTGCTGTTGGTCCAACAATGGTTGTTATCGCTTTAATGTTCATTGTCAGACCAGTTGGAGGACACAGGCAAGTAAGGCCTTCTGATGGTACAAGTTTCATGTTTGTATACAGTGTCTGCGTGCTTTTGGCTGCTTATCTGATGGGTGTGATGATAGTGGGGGACATTGTCGACTTGAGCCACACAGTGATGGTCTTGTTGACCATCATTCTAATCTTCCTCTTGCTGGTTCCAATAGTCATCCCTGTGATACTCAGTTTCTTCTCAGATAACGATGAGAGTGTCTATGCATCACTGGTGCAATCACCTCGCAAAGAAGAAGCAAGCGCGTCAACACCATCTGAAGAGCAAACTGAGGTTATATTCAGTGAGGTGGAAGACGAAAAGCCAAAGGAAGTAGATCTACTTCCAGCCTCAGAGAGGCAAAAGAGGATAGCTGAATTGCAGACAAAGCTATTCCAGGCAGCTGCAGTTGGCGCTGTCAGGGTCAAAAGGAGGAAAGGTCCACGAAGAGGAGAGGATTTCACATTGATGCAGGCATTGATCAAGGCAGATTTTTGGCTACTGTTTTTCTCCCTTCTGTTGGGATCAGGATCAGGTCTTACTGTAATAGATAATCTTGGGCAAATGAGCCAGTCACTGGGCTACGAGGATAGTCACATATTTGTCTCCATGATTAGCATCTGGAATTTCCTTGGACGCATTGGTGGGGGCTACTTTTCAGAGATTATTGTCAAGTAAGAAATCTGCAAAAGCTGTTTGCTGACATTAAATATATCTCTGTTATCCATCTGATGAGTAGTAATGTTTGGTTCATGTAGTACACAGTTATGAATTGCACAATAGTAATTCTTTCAGCAGCACAAACATAGCGTAGTTGATGGTATTTCTTGCTGATCAATGTTTTCCATAAACCATAACTAATCATTTATtccatttgtttttgttgaaaTGCATTTTTCCCTGACCAAGTAAACAAACATTGTGCCTCCCGGTGCATATGCTTGTAGAGAGGACAAAAACTAAGTGCAAGAAACTAAAATAACAACTAAATACAAGAAACTTTGTAGTTTATCTCTCTGTGTTAATTCTGGTTCttgttcccttttttttctgatccTTTACATGGATGGTTTCCTTATCACCATTATCAGGGACTATGCATATCCAAGGGCCATTGCGTTAGCGACAGCTCAAGTGTTCATGGCAATCGGGCACTTCTTCTTTGCAATGGCTTGGCCAGGCGCAATGTACACTGGCACGCTACTTGTTGGTCTTGGCTATGGTGCCCACTGGGCAATTGTGCCAGCTGCTGCCTCCGAACTGTTTGGCCTGAAAAACTTCGGAGCATTGTACAATTTCCTTACCGTCGCGAATCCAGCAGGCTCCCTTGTATTCTCAGGCATTATAGCCAGTGGCATATATGACTCCGAAGCTGAGGAGCAGGCTCGCCAGCACCAGAACTCCACATTGCTGGCAATGCCTGGGATACTGCTTGGCTTGGTTTCTGATGCTGCCGAGCCATTGAAGTGCGAGGGAGCCGTCTGCTTCTTCCTCTCGTCTCTGATCATGTCAGGGTTCTGTATCGTCGCTGCTGTCTTGAGCTTGATCCTGGTCCACCGGACGAAGATTGTGTACACCAATCTATATGGAAACCCCCGGACATGAATGCCAGTCATCAGTCAACCAGAAGGAACAAAAGATCCATTGTTATCAATGGATATGCCTCGGATTTTTTCCCAGTGCTGCTGATTCTTTTGAGAGCAGAAGGGTGAAAAGTTTTGGGTCTTCCTTCTGTTTCCGAGAGCTATGTTACAGTATGATAAATTATCAGCGGCTACTGAAAGAATGCTACTTGTTCAGTATCTTGAAGCATCGACATGTACGGtgaaaatgtgtttttttgtcTGAACTTCTGCCGTGTTCAGCTATAaaagtgcatatatataccatgTATAAATACCGATTCTTTGTTTAAAGAGGAAAACGTTGTTCTTTCTGATCTGTTGAATAATACAGTAAAGTGTTTAGCAAAATGTCACGGATAATGCGAAATGGCATATAATCCAGTGGTTACAAATGTCTTGCAGCACCTGAAGTCCTAGGAGCGAATTTTCTCATGCGTTGTGAGCGTTGTACTGTGTTTTTATTCTTCAGAAAAAATGTCACGGACAATGACATTTTTGACAAAGGGAACACACTACATTATACTTACACCAGTACCCCTGGTCAGTTACATATTatctggatatatatatatatattattcattaatattcatatgaatttaaagAGAATCAAACCTATGACTAGTGAGAAAAGTTTGATGACCTGATCTATATGAACTAACAATTTATATGCCAATAgatctgtcctaaaataaatgagAACTTTgagactataaataaaaatacacaaataaaatatgttaatgCATCATCATGCCACATCTTTTAATGAAACAATAGTAACTAGATAGGAACACAAAATCCACAAATTTATCTAACATTAATCAAACTTGCTACTTTCTTACTCAGGTTTCAAATAATTGACACCAGATACGATTTATCTAGAAgctttaaccattcgtctttcttaaaaatattgtatatatcaaaaaacATGTTACATTTGTAGTGTATGGCATATGAATATACATCAGTACAACTTCCGGTAATTATCAACTGATCGTTAATTGTTATTAAtggtcaaaattaaaatagtgacAAGTAAATAAAGATGGGAGGTATTTTACGACAGagtaagggtgtgtttggttggtgagaTATGCCTGAATAGGAGATGGCCGTCCAGGTTTTTGATACGTTTGGTTCGTGGGCGAAACTGGATATGGTGGCCTAGAAAGAGAATATTCTGGATGGGTGTATCTGGCCAAATTGGCCGAATTAGCTCATCCACCTTCGTGAACcatgatcattagtgattgtttagtgataattagcttattttgacattaattagtaattaccaagtttaaattagtgttaattaatgatgatagatatatttaattgataatttatattaattacgataaaatctatgatgattaatttatattattatttattagtaattcaatatgtcAATCCTATTCatcctcatccatccaactaaacaaaaatttgGATTATCCcatccatctaaccaaacataaaactggatcaccatatccctaaaaatatgataatctCTCGTTCCATCTTGACCCCAACCAAACGCACCTAAAGCAGCAACTTTACGCCTTTGctgaaaacacaaaaaaggaAATTGCATCGCTTGAATCTGAACGCGCCGCATCTGCAGAAGCATCCAGAAGATTTTTCGTTCCTTCCCTTTCTCCTTTCGTCAGAGAATACGGGGAATTGTTTCAAATCCTCCGAAATTCCGCATTGGCAATCGTAAACTGGTTGGAAACTTGGCAGAAATAAAAATCGCAACGGGACGCTGCCGCCTCGAATCGAATCCCCAATCCAACTTCGTTTCGTTTCTTCCGCCGCAAGCCTCGCCGCCCCACcggcctctccgccgccgccgcgcgatGGAGTCGAGGTGCCGGTTGTGcggcgagggggaggtggtggcggacCCGGACTCCGGCGTGCTCGTCTGCGACTCCTGCGGCTGCATCCACGactccggcgcggcggagtTCGTCCACCAGGCCACCTGCGGAGACGACGGCGCGTACGACCTCCGCGCCTCCTCCTACGTCTACCACCAGGGGCAGGGGCAGTCGCAGTACCGGGAGCAGaagctctccgccgccgccgtcaccatcACCTCCATCGCCACCAGCCTCGGCCTGTCGCCTACCCAAGCGGAGGAGGCACTCGCCATGGCCAAGTCCGCCACGGACGGCGGCCTCGCCACCCAGGGCTCCGCCTTCCTCCCGGCACTCGCCTCCGCCTGCGCCTTCCTCGTCGCGAGGTCCCACCGCCTCCCGCTCTCcctcgccgaggccgccgagACCGCCTACTGCCCAGCGGCCTCGCTGGCTAACCTCGTCTCCCGCATCGCCTCCCACCTATCCCTCCCTCCGCTCCCGTCCTTCGACTACGCTGCCGCGCTGGAGCGCGCCGTTCGCTCCTCGTCCTCGCTctactccgccgccgccagtgagATGACGGAGGTGATTCTCTCCCAAGCCCGGTTCCTCCTCCGTTGCGCCTCCAAGTGGTCGCTCACCACTGGGCGGTACCCTCTCCCCCTCATCGCCGCCCTGGTGACCTTCGCCGCCGAGGTGAACGGGGTCACCTCCGTCACCGTGGAAGACATTGCGCGGGACATCTCGGCGAGGCTGCACACCAGCCTCCGCCGGTACAAGGAGCTCGTCGATGCGCTGGTGCGCGTCGCGCAGGAGCTGCTTCCGTGGGGCGGTGATGTCAATGCGAAGAACCTGCTCCTGAACGCACCTGTGCTGCTTCGGCTCATGGAGATGAGGTCACAGTCCGACCCATCAGAGCAGTTTATCGAGAGCTTTGCTCCCAACATTGCGGGGATTGTGCAGGCCCACTCATCCGTTGATGACGACGAGTTTAAGTACCTTCAGGTTGCTCCCCAATTGGCTGATGATGATTTGGATTCCAATAATTCCGGGCAGGAGGGGAAGGAAACAGATGGTTTGAAGATCTCGGAGGAGTGCCTGTCAGACGCTTACCAAAATGTCTTAAAGAGGCTTGCTCAGCTACAAAGACTTGGGCAGGTTGGTAAAGGTGTTGATAGGAAGAAGCACTGGAGAGGAGGACTAGAGCTGGAGCCATGGATGGATTTGGTAGATGATGGTTGGACCAAGGACATGGTGTTGGAGGATGTAGTGAATATTGACATTGGCTGTGATGTGCCTCCGCCATCATTTACTGCTGGAATTAAGTTgcaagagaaaaggagagcGCGGATTGAAGCTGCTAAGTGCCGAATTGATGCAATCAGAAAGGCTCCTGTTAGGAGTGAAAATAATTCTCAGGCTGCTCTGAGAAAGGAAGATGCCTGCCCACCACAAAAACTGGCCAGGAAGAAGCGAGGAAGAAAGAGGATAGCTGGAAGTGATCATGCCGTGAATGGGGAGCTTCCAATAGAGATGCTGGATGATCCAGGTAGTGGGAAGAAGAGACGGAGAGGAGCTCCCTCTGATGGTATTGATTGGGAAGATTGTATCATTGAGCTCCTGCTATTACATGGCGCAAATGAGGAAGAGATCGAACAAGGTCAGTACAGAAGATTGTTGGACCTGCATGTCTTCTGTGCAATAAATGGACGCAGATGAAACCATGTTGATGTAGGTCAAAAGATCTTTGATATAGTTATGACAGATTCACATCCATTCTTTCTGAAATCACTATTATAAACCACAGCAATTTGTTGATAGAGAAATTTTGTGCTGAGTACCACTTTTGTGAAGTTCAATGTAGTAGAGATGGAAAATACATTTCGGCGCCTCAGGggttttatttttcccttAGGAATGATAGGGTCTCTAgcaattttaatttcttagATGACTTGGTTACGTGCCAGTTAATGTACATTGCTGTAATGCTTACGAATGAATTGTAGGTATATACTGTTATTAGTTTCTCATAGCTGAAGttggaaaatgaaaaatgcGCCTTGATATATTGTGCTTTCCTGATGAAGTGTGTGTTCTGACGACTAACAATCTGGAACTAGTTCAGCATATATCCTTCTTTTTGGAGACAATGGATATTCTTTGACATTGATTTCACATATATGTGACTCTAATTGCTATTGTAGCATATCTATCATATGGTGAGAAGAGCATTTAGTTTGTAATCATCTGTAATGAGCTGAAGTGCTATTACATGTTTATTCATAGTCTTCATTGTAAAGCAGTTCTTATATCTTGCTAAAGACCTGAAGGACGGACTGCTGGTTTATCAGGTCGTGTGCATTTTTTCCATATGTACTCAATTGAAATATTGTCTTCATTTGCTATTTTTGATCATGCGTTTTATCTAAAGTTTCTAGAGTGGATCTCACATGTTAAACCTATACGAGCTCACATGGTAAACCTATATATACAAATGTAGCAATGATGAGTACCATATATGCTAAAAGAGTAAAAGACAACTTTCTTTGTTTCGGCAGATAACCTAACCGCAATTCTCCTATATTCATCTCTGAATGTGTTTCAGTCTGTATCCTTAGTATGGGATTAGAATTAATATAGTGGTTTCAGTTGCTGCACTGCACTGTTGAACAATTGCTACCAGGAGATCTGTATAACCAATATGTCCATGGCTGCGTTTGTTTATCTAGATTATTctcaaattatttcttggtttttatGAACATGCTtttcgaactactaaacaaaatatatgggATGTCTAAAGGAGGAAGTGGCCATTAATCTCTATGTTTGAAGAGGCCACACGACTTTCTTCAGATAAGATTAGAACTGTAAGCAATTGGTGTTGCCATTGTTTCGGCAGGCTCTCCAgacatttttctcatttgcTCCTTCAGTTTTAAGCTGCAGCTGCTAATTTCAGTGAACCTCTTCAAGTTATCCTAGGCATGGTTGCATGGAGCCTCTTCAGGAGATGCTGGTTTTGAGCGACCTCTGCTGTTACATCTGACTGGCTGAGGGGTTTTTCACTCTCTAGATAGTCATGTGCTTCGAGGTATCAACAGCCAGGACTTTGTAatctcatataaatttagtgatCCTGATTTCAATTTGTTCAGCTTCAGTTCTGAAGTGAGTGTTTGTTTGTTCAATTGCTATTCAAATTCAGAAGTTGCCTGTGGTATTGAACATTCTAGGTATTTTTCTGGTCAGTGATGAGTAGATTTTTCTGAAGGCTAGCATTTTCAAATTTCCAATAAACCTAGGTATATTATTGTTTACCTTctgtttcttctttcttgcctTGGGTATACTGAAGTTTTTAGAACCGCCAATGATCCCTGTTCATTCAATTCGGCTTCCTTATAATACAACATGGTTACCTTGCATTTGTACATATAATCATCAAGAGGCACTCTCTTGAAATATTGCCTTCATTTGCTATCATGGATCATGCTTTCTAGCTAACATTTCTAGAGTGTGTAGCTCACATGGTAAACCTAATAAATGCAGGAAGCTATTTTCCTATAATCAGATAATTACCCAGAGATAGCTTTCTTCATCTTAGTAGATAGCCACTTTGTTGATCATCTTAGATAGTCATGGATTCATTTTCTGCTGTATTTCTGTTTGTAACTTCTTCAGTATGGGATTTTAGAATCTGTATAGTGGTTTGAGTTGCTGCACTGCACTGTTGCACAATTGCTTCCAGGAGATGAGAATAAACCATATGGCCATATACTTGTCGGGAATAAGAATAGCATCTATACCTTGTCACTTGGTAGACTGAATTCACCAAATATGAGATGTTCAAAGGAGAAAGAAGGTAATAGACCCCATCGAAGAACAATTGTACGTTCACCTTAAAAGGAATGCAAGTCCCTGATAGTCTCTATGCTTGAAGGAATTACAGCTTCCTTGAGGGAATTTTAGATTTGTGAGCAATTAGTGTTGCAACTGTTTCCATATGCTCTTCAGAAATTTGCTCAGTGCATCTGCTGCTTCCAGTGAATTCCTCAGGTTATCCTAGGAATGGAACCTATTCAGGTTATTATGCTGGTTTTGAGCTCGAGACTCTGACTGCTACATTTGACTTTCTGAGTAGTCCTATGCTCGAAGGAATCGGCAATCAGGAATCTTGGTTAATCatactaaatttaataaattcatATAAGGTAGTAATCCTGATTTCAATGCAGTTATGAAGTGAGCGTTTCTTGTGATTGTTCAGTTGCTGTAGTACTTGGGCTTATCTTCCATGGTGATGACGGAGCAAACTGGATATTCGAAATTCAATGCTTTTATCGGCAGTTTCTTGTGTTTACCACTGGTCACATTGGCATTATCGCCAGTTTCAGGTCAGTCGtgagcatttttttctaaaggccagcagtttcaaaattttctatgaatACTTAGGTATATGTTTCCTTGCCTTGGGTGCTCTGAACTTTTCAAATCCGCCCaatcaaacttttaatttCTTGGCCTCTGTTCATTTCATTCGCCCTCCTTGTAGTGCAACATGATCTCCTCAAGCCTAGATGGCAACCTTGCATTTGTACATAGTGAATCATAAGTCAAAATAATCAATTTCCCTTTTATTATCCCTATCCATCTGGTTAATCGTTTCAATTGAGAGTATCCTCAATGTATCCACGGTACGTATTACACTCTTCAGTCTGTACAAAAATGCATTGAAAACCAACATGCAAcacaagaagaaagaaaggaagaagacGCTCAAACTTTTTGGAAAACTTTATGCAAAAGAATCAAAACTCATCAGAGCCACATAATCTGAGTTACAtttcgctgctgctgctgcagctgctgctgcttccatCTAGTGGTTGAATGCAGTGCAGACTCTCCTGACCTCTCCATCCTTGCCGGCCTTGACCCCTAGCCTCCCCAGCTTGACCATGGAGCTCACGAAGGCCTCGAAGAAGGCGGCCTGGTCGGCGGCGAAGTCCTTGACGGTGTCCCTCGTGGAGGCGTCGGCGTAGAGCACCTGGTCGGAGGTGAAGAGGCCGAGGCCATTGACGAGGTTGGTGTAGTAGACGTTGTCGAAGACGATGGGGCTGACGGGGTCCATGTTGACGGCGATGGTCTTGCCGACGTCGCGCGGGCACGCCTCCATGAGCTGCGCCGCGTAGTCCTTGTTCATGGACGGGTCCGTCGGCTCGCCGGCGCTGTGGTTGTACAGCCGGCCGGCGAAGCGGGTGCAGTGCGCGAAGCCGACGGTGTGCGCGCCGGAGAGCGCCACCAGGTCGCGCACGGACAGCCCGTGCCTGTCGAACACGGCGGCGAGCTTATTCACGTGCATGTCCGGCCCAGGCAGCTGGCCATCGACGTCGCTCGCCCTCGACACCAGCCCGTCCAGCCGCCCGAGCTCCACCGGCCACGACGGCCCCGACGCCTGGTTTGGTCGGCGACCAACCACCGTGACGGCCATTGTCAGTGCACAGTGCAAGGTGAATGAATGCTTATGGATTCTGGAAGTGACGACTTAAGGTGTGCAGTGTTGTGCTTACGAGGGAGACGACGTCTctggcggcgagggcgaggatgTCGGCGCAGGAGACGACGCCGGGGCACGCGCTCTCGACGGCGGCCTTGACGCGGTTCACGGTGTcgaagccgtcgccggcgagggacATGTTGTCCGGCGCGTCCTTCTCGGCGTCGTCATGTGGGGACGAAATCAAGGCCGACGCGTCACAGCCCTGTGGTTTTCGGCAgaaaattaatcttttttactCAACAGAATTTATTCAGTCGGGGAAAATCCTTCAAAAAAAGAGCTTTTTAAAACGATTTTATTCAGTCGGGGGTATTTTACAAGTTGGAAATTTAAATTGGGCTACTGGGTGGTGGGGCCAATACAGCTGGTGCTCTACGTGCATTCACGCGCTAGCTGCAACATATTCCTATGTGTGGtcaaaaccaaaaagaaaaatgttctTCGAAACATCAAAAGGGAAAAGACGAGATGCCAGCTGCATGATTGCCAGGACGCCACTAAACATCATTAGGCGCGTGACAGAGCCTGACATCTCTTTGATCTTTATTCTTATCTGCACTGAAACTAGTAGGAGTAACAATTTTTTAGAGAGCATTCAACTAATTAATACTCCAACAAAAATGCTGATTTGTACCTCTACCTTGTAAACAAAGAAGCCCTGGGACTAGTTGATGTTCTAAAACTTGAAGATATTCGTATGATAACCGAGCAAAAAGCTGAGACCATAGACTTGTGCAATTCAATAatctaaatgataaaattaactactataaaattaaaagtctattaaaaatttaccGGTGCATAAGCTAGGAAAAAGGCTGAGAATAATGCTTAATACTAATATGCCTCTTTTCTCCTTGTTATCTTTCCAGATGAATTAATTGATTGCTGGTTCTGAAGATCCTGGAGCGCCGAAGAGCAAAGGGGGAGAGGACaatgagatggatggatggatccgACACGGCCGCAATTTGATAATGCGCATCACTGATGAAAAGTCGCGTCGTCACATGCATCGCTGCCGCAACCGACGACCCACGCGACGCGAGGCAATCGAGTTGTTCTCTTCCCTCTTTCTATTAGCCCAGCTCGACCGACCCAAACAACATCAAGctgctctctcttttttttttctcgtctaATTGCAGGCATCTGAACACCTCAGAAAAGAAACTAATTTCAGAGAGAATTGGCCAATGGGGGAAGATGGAGGTGAGTACGGTGGTCTACGGCCCACAGGGCTCCAAAGCTGCCACTGGaaagcagcggcagcagcaatTTGCAGGCTTTGCACCGTTGGAAATGGAGCTGAGTGTGGCTTCTGGATTAAGAGAGGACGGCAGGTAAAATGATTCCAAAGCTCCAGCAAGTTGAGCCAATGAAGAACCGGCCATGAGAACTGATTTGATAATAAGAAGCTACTGGGAAGTAGTTAGAACTGGTTCAGAAATCCAGCTAATTAACTCAAAATGTTGCTAACATTTTTCAGATGTGAAGGCGGCTCGAGCAAGAACCAGAGGAGGTCGACGAGGCAGGCAGATCACTGGAAGCTGATGCAAGCTAGCGAGTACCAGAATAGCATGGAAGCCATGGATGGCAGGCAGTCTCCGATGCAGGATGAGGTGCTCACCGTGACGACGCAGTCGTGGAAGAAGAGCCGGAGGACGGCCGGGATGGTGACGACCGTCTCGTTGATCTTCCTCGACACCTCGTACCGCACGATCGACTCCAGCCTCGGGCACGACGCCTTGTAGTAGTCCGGCGACAagtccgccgccacgccggccgGCATTACGGCGACCATggctgccaccgccaccgccgccgcgacgacggTGCAGATGCTTCTTCTCCGTCTCTCCATGGCCGAATGAGTAGCTCGAGGGAAGGGGGCAAGGGAGGGACAGCACAAGGGGATGGTGCAGAAGGCTATATGTAATACTGATGACAGTGGTGGTGTGAGAGTAATAAGCAATTAGTTTAGTGTGGATTAGTGGTTGCTAATGCAAAGGTGGTATTTGCCTATCCTGTGTGTAAAGGGGAGTAGGGCTGAGGGGGGAAGGCAGGGCAGAAAAGGTGATGCCTTCCAATGCACCCAAAAGGAAAAGGATACGTAAAGAATAACAAGTAGGAAATGAAAACGGTACGGAATTTTTCAACCTTGCTTGTCATCGTTTACGTTTTGTTTCAATTTAGGCCcggtttagtttcaaaaattttcatattcacccttacatcgaatctttgacatatgtatagagcattaaatatagtttaaaaaataactaattgcacagtttgAAAAGAATTTACAATACGAACCTTtagagtctaattaatcataaCTGTTACAGAATTTCACATGTtctaataacagattaattaggcttaaaaattcatctcgtggtttcctaacaccctatataattagtttttttaattagtcactCAAATAGTCTTTCGATATTCGATCAAACATGCGATGTGACACCCAACCCAAAAAATTTCGTAAACTAAACAAGCACTTACTTCCTTGAGTTCCATAATTTTTGCCATTTCGGTCAAGGGCATGGTTGaacttttaaaaactttaactattaataacttagaatatttaatttgaaaacaCTAGAACAAGATGTGTAGGTAAGtcataaaaagtaatttaataaaattagaattcTCAAACTGGGGGAGTATATTGTTAGGAAATGATAGGTGGTGTGTGTGACCTTTTTTGTCCAGAAATTATGAAGAAATTACATACTATCAACAGCACaactgaataaaaaaaaacttaaccaTACCTTGGTCAGAGCTAGAAGAAATAGAGAGGGATGccacttatttattttttagtcctttaaaccaagtttAGACTATTGAGGATGcctgaatttagattgatgaGATGCATATACcgtgaaaatagataaattttagctaaaaagtttttaaaaccGGATTCATACGAACCCCTCTCAGTACAAGTAGCTCTGCGCATGACCATACTGTTTTTATTGTCAATGATATAATATTCGTTATGACGTATTTAAGTTACTTATGATCAGCACTAATAATTGCATATATAATGTTAATTTATACCATAAACATGCTTGTGATTTGTTGGCCTTTGTAACATGTTTTTCAAGTCTATGTTTTGATGATTTGGCTCTGCTACTTTCATTTCTGAGGGGAAAAGATGACAGCGAAAATGGTTTAAACATTTTTCGACCGTTTTCATTGCTACATAActatatttgaaatttgaaagcctcttaattaaatttgaaattcctTGAAACACCGTTAACAGAGTGTGCTTTTTGGTACCGTTAACAGTGCGTGTTTTCTTgtgttaattttaaattcccGAATCTAGAACTTGA is a window of Oryza brachyantha chromosome 8, ObraRS2, whole genome shotgun sequence DNA encoding:
- the LOC102701471 gene encoding protein NUCLEAR FUSION DEFECTIVE 4 — encoded protein: MAEVGGRVRGFLRNRWLVFVAAMWMQAFAGVGYLFGSISPVIKSSLGYNQRQLASLGVAKDLGDSVGFLAGTLCAVLPLWAAVLVGAAQNLVGYGWVWLAVAHRAPVPPLWAMCILIFIGTNGETYFNTAALVSCVQNFPKSRGPIVGILKGFAGLSGAILTQMYAMIHSPDHAALIFMVAVGPTMVVIALMFIVRPVGGHRQVRPSDGTSFMFVYSVCVLLAAYLMGVMIVGDIVDLSHTVMVLLTIILIFLLLVPIVIPVILSFFSDNDESVYASLVQSPRKEEASASTPSEEQTEVIFSEVEDEKPKEVDLLPASERQKRIAELQTKLFQAAAVGAVRVKRRKGPRRGEDFTLMQALIKADFWLLFFSLLLGSGSGLTVIDNLGQMSQSLGYEDSHIFVSMISIWNFLGRIGGGYFSEIIVKDYAYPRAIALATAQVFMAIGHFFFAMAWPGAMYTGTLLVGLGYGAHWAIVPAAASELFGLKNFGALYNFLTVANPAGSLVFSGIIASGIYDSEAEEQARQHQNSTLLAMPGILLGLVSDAAEPLKCEGAVCFFLSSLIMSGFCIVAAVLSLILVHRTKIVYTNLYGNPRT
- the LOC102711557 gene encoding plant-specific TFIIB-related protein PTF2; its protein translation is MESRCRLCGEGEVVADPDSGVLVCDSCGCIHDSGAAEFVHQATCGDDGAYDLRASSYVYHQGQGQSQYREQKLSAAAVTITSIATSLGLSPTQAEEALAMAKSATDGGLATQGSAFLPALASACAFLVARSHRLPLSLAEAAETAYCPAASLANLVSRIASHLSLPPLPSFDYAAALERAVRSSSSLYSAAASEMTEVILSQARFLLRCASKWSLTTGRYPLPLIAALVTFAAEVNGVTSVTVEDIARDISARLHTSLRRYKELVDALVRVAQELLPWGGDVNAKNLLLNAPVLLRLMEMRSQSDPSEQFIESFAPNIAGIVQAHSSVDDDEFKYLQVAPQLADDDLDSNNSGQEGKETDGLKISEECLSDAYQNVLKRLAQLQRLGQVGKGVDRKKHWRGGLELEPWMDLVDDGWTKDMVLEDVVNIDIGCDVPPPSFTAGIKLQEKRRARIEAAKCRIDAIRKAPVRSENNSQAALRKEDACPPQKLARKKRGRKRIAGSDHAVNGELPIEMLDDPGSGKKRRRGAPSDGIDWEDCIIELLLLHGANEEEIEQGQYRRLLDLHVFCAINGRR
- the LOC102701748 gene encoding peroxidase 16-like; translated protein: MERRRRSICTVVAAAVAVAAMVAVMPAGVAADLSPDYYKASCPRLESIVRYEVSRKINETVVTIPAVLRLFFHDCVVTGCDASALISSPHDDAEKDAPDNMSLAGDGFDTVNRVKAAVESACPGVVSCADILALAARDVVSLASGPSWPVELGRLDGLVSRASDVDGQLPGPDMHVNKLAAVFDRHGLSVRDLVALSGAHTVGFAHCTRFAGRLYNHSAGEPTDPSMNKDYAAQLMEACPRDVGKTIAVNMDPVSPIVFDNVYYTNLVNGLGLFTSDQVLYADASTRDTVKDFAADQAAFFEAFVSSMVKLGRLGVKAGKDGEVRRVCTAFNH